The proteins below are encoded in one region of Paenarthrobacter ilicis:
- a CDS encoding Y-family DNA polymerase, with protein MSKPALMRHMPEIAHVDINCFYASAERAFNPALEGRPLIVLSNNDGCAVTRSPEAKKLGIGLGDPWFKLAPRAKEWGLIALSSNYELYGDISSRVMELLGRYSAWQEVYSIDEAFLGVKGSPEDLLALGRTIKDACYRHVGVPVCVGIARTKTLAKLANKWAKHNPAFNGVCRWDSVPLAQREALMERLSVVEIWGVATRLTKRLNAIGIFSIMDLVRADPVALRDKFSIVMMRTVLELQGTACIPMEEERIGRDQLIFSRSFSTPITTSAGVRQVLSVYGQMASARLAKHHLQAKLLTAFAQTSVYNPHDKSFPAVNVALPMPTSDPVLLTKAAHALLPKIVEGVRYAKAGIMVTDLRPTGNQRPLEIFENRHEERGIGPLLEDVSMRYGRGSIGLGHAGIKGGPDWSMKRARLSPRYTTHWDELPLVKAA; from the coding sequence ATGTCGAAGCCAGCACTCATGCGGCACATGCCGGAGATTGCCCACGTGGACATCAACTGCTTTTACGCCTCTGCCGAGCGGGCCTTCAATCCCGCGCTGGAGGGCAGGCCCCTGATTGTGCTCTCCAACAATGATGGCTGTGCGGTCACCAGGTCCCCAGAGGCCAAGAAACTCGGCATCGGGCTCGGGGACCCCTGGTTCAAGTTGGCACCCAGGGCCAAAGAGTGGGGTTTGATCGCTTTGTCCAGCAACTACGAACTCTATGGGGACATCAGTTCCCGGGTCATGGAGCTGCTGGGGCGCTACTCGGCCTGGCAGGAGGTGTACTCCATTGACGAGGCGTTCCTGGGCGTCAAGGGCTCCCCGGAGGATCTCCTTGCCCTGGGCCGCACCATCAAGGACGCGTGTTACCGGCACGTTGGAGTTCCTGTCTGCGTGGGCATCGCCCGCACCAAGACCTTGGCCAAGCTGGCCAACAAGTGGGCCAAGCACAACCCTGCCTTCAACGGCGTGTGCCGGTGGGACTCGGTGCCACTTGCCCAGCGCGAGGCCCTGATGGAGCGATTGTCCGTGGTGGAGATATGGGGCGTCGCCACGCGGCTCACCAAAAGGTTGAACGCCATCGGCATCTTTTCCATCATGGATCTGGTGCGCGCCGATCCCGTGGCACTCCGTGACAAGTTCTCCATCGTCATGATGCGCACCGTCCTGGAGTTGCAGGGAACGGCCTGCATCCCCATGGAAGAAGAGCGCATAGGGCGGGACCAACTGATCTTCTCCCGCTCTTTCTCCACGCCCATCACCACCTCGGCGGGAGTGCGCCAAGTCCTCAGCGTCTACGGGCAGATGGCCAGCGCGCGGCTGGCCAAACACCACCTCCAGGCAAAATTACTGACCGCATTCGCGCAGACCTCCGTCTACAACCCCCATGACAAGTCCTTCCCCGCAGTCAACGTTGCCCTTCCCATGCCAACATCTGACCCCGTGCTGCTGACCAAAGCCGCACATGCGTTGCTGCCTAAAATCGTGGAGGGTGTCCGGTACGCCAAAGCCGGGATCATGGTGACGGACCTTCGTCCTACCGGAAACCAAAGGCCGTTGGAGATCTTCGAGAACCGTCATGAGGAACGGGGGATCGGTCCACTGCTGGAAGACGTGAGCATGCGGTATGGTCGGGGCTCCATCGGGCTGGGGCACGCAGGCATCAAAGGCGGCCCGGACTGGTCCATGAAGCGCGCCAGGCTCAGCCCGAGGTACACCACGCACTGGGATGAGCTCCCGCTGGTGAAGGCGGCCTAG
- a CDS encoding uroporphyrinogen-III synthase codes for MTVARALEVPGTSPAPEPTESPDSPLDGFRIGVTSHRRSRDLIEALERRGASVLHAPALKIAPVQEDMVLIEDTRTIIEAKPDICIATTAYGMRRWCEAADSFGIGEQLLETLSACRMFVRGPKARGAVRAAGLADVGISSDETTATLVDMLLVEGVRGKTVAVQLHGYTDVRQLERLRMSGARVLTVTPYRWVKPDGEDKLPRLIEAVCSGNLDVLTFTSAPAVDAMWSTAHEMGLYRQLIEALKGPVTVAVVGPVTAQPLVDAGLSPLIPDRYRMGALIRLVTEHLSLNHVRRLETRNATIELRGRCLRINGEVVDLAPAPLLLLRALLGAGGAVLSREALSDLLDLRGSVHALDMTVSRLRSSLPDGKLVETVVKRGYRLRA; via the coding sequence ATGACTGTTGCACGCGCCCTCGAAGTCCCGGGAACAAGCCCTGCCCCGGAACCCACCGAATCCCCTGATTCCCCCCTGGACGGATTCCGGATCGGTGTCACGTCCCACCGCCGGTCCCGCGACCTCATTGAAGCTTTGGAACGCCGCGGGGCAAGCGTTCTGCACGCTCCTGCGCTGAAGATCGCTCCTGTCCAGGAGGACATGGTGCTGATCGAGGACACCAGGACGATTATCGAGGCCAAGCCGGACATCTGCATCGCCACCACCGCTTACGGCATGCGCCGCTGGTGTGAGGCTGCCGACTCCTTCGGCATTGGCGAGCAGCTGCTGGAAACACTGTCCGCCTGCCGGATGTTCGTCCGGGGACCCAAAGCCCGCGGCGCGGTCCGCGCTGCCGGCTTGGCCGACGTCGGAATCAGCAGCGACGAAACCACGGCGACGCTGGTGGACATGCTGCTGGTGGAGGGCGTCCGCGGGAAAACCGTGGCTGTCCAACTCCACGGGTACACCGACGTACGGCAGTTGGAGCGGCTGCGCATGTCCGGCGCCAGAGTCCTGACCGTGACGCCGTACCGCTGGGTCAAACCCGACGGCGAGGACAAACTGCCGCGGCTGATCGAGGCCGTCTGCAGCGGAAACCTCGATGTCCTGACGTTCACCAGCGCTCCCGCCGTTGACGCGATGTGGAGTACTGCGCATGAGATGGGTCTGTACCGCCAGCTCATAGAAGCCCTCAAAGGACCGGTAACAGTTGCCGTGGTGGGTCCGGTGACCGCCCAACCGTTGGTGGACGCCGGCCTGTCGCCATTGATTCCGGACCGGTACCGCATGGGCGCACTCATCCGGTTGGTCACCGAGCACCTGTCCCTGAACCATGTCCGGCGCCTGGAGACCAGGAATGCCACGATCGAGCTGCGCGGACGGTGCCTGCGGATCAATGGCGAAGTAGTGGATCTGGCTCCAGCACCCCTGCTGCTCCTGCGTGCTCTGCTGGGTGCGGGTGGAGCGGTCCTCTCCCGCGAAGCGCTCTCTGACTTGCTGGACCTGCGCGGATCCGTCCACGCCTTGGACATGACGGTCAGCCGGCTGAGGTCCTCCCTGCCCGATGGCAAGCTTGTTGAGACCGTGGTGAAGCGCGGCTACCGCCTGAGGGCCTGA
- the cobA gene encoding uroporphyrinogen-III C-methyltransferase, with protein MQLTIDLTGREVLVAGSEKAARQAVRRYRSAGATVIHLTEPGATAGAGTGADSMPERPFLVAVIDDGGTGWGPLVERCLKDGIPVATEPAAGAEGHVTLVGGGPGALDLLTVGAVNALRDADVVFYDRLAPYQELAGLTSAELVDVGKQPGLHKVTQRDIEKLMVEAALSGLNVVRLKGGDPYVFGRGGEEVAACVAASIPVRVISGVTSAISVPAAAGIPVTHREVSHMFTVVSGHAPLTEREHTHLARLGGTIVVLMGIGTLPQMAAGLRRAGMAKDMPMAVVERGYRPGQRTTIADLGTIETAAIGCTNPAVLVIGEVVRVAEANRNHAEASAELDRLAASLLEA; from the coding sequence ATGCAGCTCACCATTGATCTCACCGGCCGCGAAGTACTGGTGGCAGGATCCGAAAAAGCCGCCCGCCAGGCAGTCCGCCGCTACCGGTCCGCCGGAGCCACCGTCATCCACCTGACCGAACCCGGGGCCACTGCCGGGGCCGGAACAGGGGCCGACAGCATGCCTGAACGTCCCTTCCTGGTGGCGGTGATCGACGACGGCGGCACAGGCTGGGGTCCGTTGGTGGAACGCTGCCTCAAGGACGGGATTCCTGTTGCCACCGAACCGGCAGCCGGAGCGGAAGGCCACGTAACGCTGGTGGGAGGCGGTCCCGGAGCCCTGGATCTGCTCACCGTTGGTGCGGTGAACGCCTTGCGGGACGCCGACGTCGTGTTTTACGACCGCCTGGCTCCCTACCAGGAGCTCGCCGGACTGACCTCTGCGGAGTTGGTGGATGTGGGCAAGCAACCCGGCCTGCACAAGGTGACACAGCGCGACATTGAGAAGCTCATGGTGGAGGCCGCACTGTCCGGCCTGAACGTGGTCCGGCTCAAGGGCGGAGATCCTTACGTGTTTGGACGCGGCGGGGAGGAAGTGGCGGCCTGCGTCGCGGCCAGCATCCCCGTCCGGGTGATTTCCGGTGTCACCAGCGCCATCTCTGTTCCCGCCGCGGCTGGCATCCCGGTAACGCACCGCGAGGTGAGCCACATGTTCACAGTGGTGTCCGGACATGCTCCCCTGACTGAGCGGGAACACACCCACCTGGCCCGTCTGGGCGGGACAATCGTGGTCCTGATGGGCATTGGTACGTTGCCACAGATGGCGGCCGGCCTGCGTCGGGCGGGCATGGCCAAGGACATGCCCATGGCTGTGGTGGAACGCGGCTACCGTCCCGGCCAGCGCACCACGATTGCAGATTTGGGCACCATCGAAACAGCAGCCATCGGCTGCACCAACCCGGCAGTGCTGGTGATCGGCGAGGTTGTGAGGGTGGCTGAGGCCAACCGGAACCATGCCGAAGCCTCCGCCGAGCTGGACCGACTTGCAGCTTCGCTCCTTGAAGCCTGA
- the nirB gene encoding nitrite reductase large subunit NirB codes for MTGHTSSTKTPRRVVVVGGGPAAHRFADAMYNRGLEGWQVTVLTEENHLPYDRVALSKALTETGVDLTLGNATMWDHQALQLKTAERAVSIDIAAKSVATASGAEYGYDHLVVASGSDAARLPIPGAEHTHVYRTLEDVWAINKAIAQLTAKLGRKVKAVTIGGGLLGLESAAGTEQLGATPIVINGSPWLMNTQLDEGAGQALGRLIEAKGFTVHGGVFPSEVVTDDDGNVTGVLMADGRTIEADLVIVAIGVRPRDDLFRAAEGEEQLFSLGQRGGVVINDFCATEVDGIWAIGEVANFGGMCLGLVAPANTMAEIVADRLHGGEATFPGFDTATKLKLSGVDVASFGDAFARTEHALEIVYADPARGVYQKIVTTDDAKTLLGGIFVGDASPYMSLRPLLGRELPAEPGAYLTAAGGGEAPETELPDDAILCSCNNVSAGTIRDTINGCGACEGSAPVQELGELKGCTRAGTQCGSCVPMLKKLLEGELTKSGIEVSKALCEHISLSRQELFDAIRVLELTSFEDIMAKYGTGAGCDICKPTIASILASQHSAYVLDAGRGALQDTNDRALANMQKDGTYSVVPRIAGGEITPKGLGVIAAVAEKYNLYTKITGGQRIDMFGARLEQLPDIWKELVDAGFESGQAYGKSLRTVKSCVGSTWCRFGVQDSVQMAIALELRYRGLRSPHKLKMGVSGCARECAEARGKDVGVIATADGWNLYVGGNGGATPAHAQLLAKDLDDETLLKYIDRYLMYYIRTADRLQRTARWQEELDGDIKHVEDVVVRDSLGIAEELEAAMAKHIDTYQDEWAETLKDPERLRRFRSFVNAPDQKDESISFVPERGQIRPATNEEKGGVLIASTIPVRSE; via the coding sequence GTGACCGGACACACTTCAAGCACAAAGACCCCGCGCCGCGTGGTGGTGGTTGGCGGCGGTCCCGCTGCCCACCGCTTTGCCGATGCCATGTACAACCGGGGCCTTGAAGGGTGGCAGGTAACAGTTCTCACCGAAGAGAACCACCTCCCTTACGACCGCGTGGCGTTGAGCAAGGCCCTCACCGAGACAGGCGTGGACCTCACCTTGGGCAACGCGACCATGTGGGACCACCAGGCGCTTCAGTTGAAGACCGCCGAGCGCGCCGTCTCCATTGACATAGCGGCGAAGAGTGTGGCCACGGCGTCCGGCGCTGAGTACGGCTACGACCATCTGGTGGTGGCATCGGGTTCGGATGCGGCCCGACTGCCCATCCCCGGGGCGGAGCACACCCACGTGTACCGGACCCTGGAAGACGTGTGGGCCATCAACAAGGCCATTGCCCAACTGACCGCGAAGCTGGGCCGCAAGGTTAAAGCCGTCACCATTGGTGGAGGCCTCCTGGGGCTTGAGTCCGCGGCAGGAACCGAGCAATTGGGCGCGACTCCGATCGTCATCAACGGCTCGCCCTGGCTGATGAATACCCAGCTGGATGAGGGCGCAGGCCAGGCGTTGGGCAGACTCATTGAAGCCAAGGGATTCACGGTCCACGGCGGGGTTTTCCCCTCCGAGGTTGTCACGGACGACGACGGCAACGTCACCGGCGTTCTGATGGCTGATGGCCGCACCATTGAAGCGGACCTGGTGATCGTGGCGATTGGCGTACGTCCCCGCGACGACCTTTTCCGCGCTGCCGAGGGCGAAGAGCAGCTGTTCAGCCTTGGCCAGCGCGGAGGCGTGGTCATCAACGATTTTTGTGCCACGGAAGTGGACGGCATCTGGGCCATCGGCGAGGTGGCCAACTTTGGCGGCATGTGCTTGGGCTTGGTGGCTCCTGCCAACACCATGGCGGAGATCGTCGCGGACCGGCTGCACGGTGGCGAGGCGACGTTCCCTGGCTTTGACACGGCCACCAAGCTGAAATTGTCCGGCGTTGATGTAGCCAGCTTCGGTGACGCGTTCGCCCGGACCGAGCATGCCTTGGAAATTGTGTATGCCGACCCTGCCCGTGGCGTCTACCAGAAGATTGTGACCACTGACGATGCCAAGACCCTGTTGGGTGGCATCTTCGTGGGCGATGCCTCCCCGTACATGAGCCTGCGTCCGTTGCTTGGCCGCGAGCTTCCGGCAGAGCCCGGCGCCTACCTGACGGCTGCCGGTGGCGGCGAGGCTCCGGAGACGGAACTCCCCGATGATGCAATCCTGTGTTCCTGCAACAACGTATCCGCCGGCACCATCCGCGACACCATCAATGGCTGCGGCGCATGCGAGGGCAGCGCTCCTGTGCAGGAACTGGGCGAGCTGAAGGGCTGCACCCGTGCCGGCACACAGTGCGGTTCCTGCGTACCCATGCTGAAGAAGCTGCTGGAGGGTGAACTCACCAAGTCCGGCATCGAAGTATCCAAGGCCCTGTGCGAGCACATCAGCCTCTCCCGGCAGGAACTCTTCGACGCCATCCGGGTTCTGGAGCTGACGTCCTTTGAGGACATCATGGCCAAGTACGGTACCGGCGCCGGTTGCGATATTTGCAAGCCGACCATTGCCTCCATCCTGGCCAGCCAGCACTCCGCCTACGTTCTGGATGCAGGACGTGGTGCTCTCCAGGACACCAACGACCGCGCGCTGGCGAACATGCAGAAAGACGGAACCTACTCCGTTGTTCCCCGGATTGCCGGTGGTGAAATCACCCCGAAGGGCCTGGGTGTGATCGCCGCAGTTGCCGAGAAGTACAACCTCTACACCAAGATCACTGGCGGGCAGCGGATCGATATGTTCGGAGCCCGCCTTGAGCAGCTGCCGGACATCTGGAAGGAACTGGTGGACGCCGGGTTCGAATCCGGCCAGGCCTACGGAAAGAGCCTGCGGACCGTGAAGTCGTGCGTCGGCTCCACATGGTGCCGTTTTGGAGTGCAGGACTCCGTGCAGATGGCCATCGCCCTGGAGCTGCGGTACCGCGGACTTCGCAGCCCGCACAAGCTGAAGATGGGTGTTTCCGGTTGCGCCAGGGAATGCGCCGAAGCCCGCGGCAAGGATGTTGGCGTCATCGCCACCGCTGACGGATGGAACCTGTATGTGGGCGGAAACGGTGGCGCCACCCCGGCCCACGCACAACTGCTCGCCAAGGACCTGGACGATGAAACCCTCCTGAAGTACATCGACCGCTACCTGATGTACTACATCCGCACGGCCGACCGCCTCCAGCGCACCGCGCGCTGGCAGGAAGAGCTCGACGGCGACATCAAGCACGTAGAGGACGTGGTGGTACGCGACTCCTTGGGCATCGCCGAGGAGCTGGAAGCCGCCATGGCCAAGCACATTGACACGTACCAGGATGAATGGGCTGAAACCCTGAAGGATCCTGAGCGCCTGCGCCGTTTCCGTTCTTTCGTGAACGCCCCGGACCAGAAAGACGAGTCCATCTCCTTCGTACCGGAGCGCGGCCAGATCCGGCCCGCCACCAACGAAGAAAAGGGTGGCGTGCTGATCGCCTCCACCATCCCGGTACGCAGCGAATAA
- the nirD gene encoding nitrite reductase small subunit NirD has translation MTVILDRAGNLDRAGNHGEPSTTWHRVCPLDELEPAWGEAALVSGRQVALFRAGAAEVFAVDQQDPATLANVMARGIMGSRGTRPTIASPLHKEVYDLETGECFTNPELRLAAFAARVVDGHVEIEL, from the coding sequence ATGACTGTCATCTTGGATCGTGCCGGGAACCTGGACCGTGCCGGAAACCATGGGGAACCATCCACCACCTGGCACAGGGTGTGCCCTTTGGACGAGCTGGAGCCGGCATGGGGTGAGGCCGCACTTGTATCCGGCAGGCAAGTGGCGCTGTTCCGGGCCGGCGCTGCGGAGGTCTTCGCCGTGGACCAGCAGGACCCTGCCACGCTGGCCAACGTCATGGCCCGCGGCATCATGGGATCCCGCGGTACCCGGCCCACCATCGCCTCGCCGTTGCACAAGGAGGTCTACGATCTGGAAACCGGTGAGTGCTTCACCAACCCGGAACTGCGCCTTGCTGCCTTTGCTGCCCGTGTGGTGGACGGGCATGTGGAGATCGAACTCTAG
- a CDS encoding phospho-sugar mutase: MTSNDAALEQLITDARQWASQDPDPATSQALVELTDLAADGDAAAAQELGDSFNGTLQFGTAGLRAALGPGPNRMNRVVVRRAAAGLAAFLTEAVDAAAPGTRPRAVVGFDARYNSDIFAEETAAIFTAAGIETFLMPAALPTPLLAYAVKNLDCDGGVMVTASHNPPQDNGYKVYLGRHAVAESGRGSQIVAPYDTEIAAKISAVGGLESIELADAGWSVLPTSISADYQAAVAGLVDREHFPARDLKIVLTPMHGVGGDTAVSVLNAAGFTDVALVAEQAEPDPDFPTVAFPNPEEPGALDLALAAAAEAGADLVLANDPDADRAAVAAVDPTTGAWRMLRGDEVGALLGAHVVARLAAASGEEAPSGVFANSIVSSRLLARIAAAAGYSHEETLTGFKWISRVPGLTYGYEEALGYCVAPDLVRDKDGISAAVLIAELAAAAKADGKTIFDTLDELYLVHGLHASDQLSIRVADLGLLDAMMNRLRVNPPETFGDSAVEVFTDLAEGSDALPPTDGLLYLTRDQSRIIIRPSGTEPKLKCYLEVIQPVDSAAELAAARQAARTSLDDVLRDVREALGL; the protein is encoded by the coding sequence ATGACATCCAACGATGCCGCCCTTGAACAGCTGATCACCGACGCCCGGCAGTGGGCCTCCCAAGACCCCGACCCGGCAACGTCCCAAGCCTTGGTCGAGTTGACTGACCTCGCCGCAGACGGTGACGCAGCGGCGGCCCAGGAGCTCGGCGACAGCTTCAACGGCACCCTGCAATTCGGCACCGCCGGGTTGCGCGCAGCACTTGGGCCCGGGCCCAACCGGATGAACCGGGTTGTGGTCCGCCGGGCGGCAGCCGGCTTGGCCGCCTTCCTCACCGAAGCGGTGGACGCCGCGGCCCCGGGGACGCGGCCACGCGCCGTCGTCGGCTTCGATGCGCGGTATAACTCAGACATCTTCGCGGAAGAAACAGCGGCAATTTTCACCGCTGCGGGAATCGAAACCTTCCTCATGCCGGCCGCGTTGCCGACTCCCCTGCTGGCCTACGCGGTCAAGAACCTGGATTGCGACGGCGGTGTGATGGTCACAGCCAGCCATAACCCTCCGCAGGACAACGGTTACAAGGTCTATTTGGGCAGGCACGCAGTGGCCGAAAGCGGCCGCGGCTCACAGATCGTGGCCCCCTACGACACAGAGATCGCTGCGAAGATTTCCGCCGTGGGCGGCTTGGAGTCGATCGAATTGGCCGACGCCGGCTGGTCCGTACTGCCCACTTCCATCTCGGCGGACTACCAGGCTGCCGTGGCCGGGCTGGTGGACCGGGAACATTTCCCCGCACGCGACCTGAAAATTGTGCTCACGCCCATGCACGGCGTGGGTGGGGACACCGCAGTGTCCGTCCTGAACGCCGCCGGGTTCACGGACGTCGCACTGGTGGCCGAACAGGCAGAACCGGACCCTGACTTCCCCACCGTTGCGTTCCCCAATCCGGAAGAACCCGGGGCGTTGGACCTGGCCTTGGCCGCGGCCGCTGAGGCCGGCGCGGACCTGGTTTTGGCCAACGACCCCGACGCCGATCGCGCGGCGGTCGCCGCCGTGGATCCCACCACGGGAGCCTGGCGCATGCTCCGGGGCGACGAAGTGGGAGCACTCCTTGGCGCCCACGTGGTGGCGCGCTTGGCGGCAGCCTCCGGGGAAGAAGCCCCCAGCGGAGTCTTCGCCAATTCCATTGTTTCGTCCCGGCTCCTGGCCCGCATCGCCGCCGCTGCCGGCTACTCCCATGAGGAGACGCTGACCGGCTTCAAATGGATCTCGCGGGTACCCGGGCTCACCTACGGGTACGAAGAAGCCCTGGGTTATTGCGTGGCGCCGGACCTGGTGCGGGACAAGGACGGAATTTCCGCGGCGGTGCTGATTGCCGAGCTGGCTGCAGCGGCCAAGGCCGACGGCAAGACCATCTTCGACACCCTGGATGAGCTCTACCTGGTGCACGGCTTGCACGCCAGCGACCAATTGAGCATCCGCGTGGCAGACCTCGGACTCCTGGACGCCATGATGAACCGCTTGCGCGTCAACCCGCCGGAGACCTTCGGGGACTCCGCAGTGGAGGTGTTCACCGATCTGGCGGAGGGTAGCGACGCGTTGCCGCCCACGGATGGCCTGCTGTACCTCACACGGGACCAGAGCCGGATCATCATCCGTCCCAGCGGGACCGAGCCCAAGCTCAAGTGCTACCTGGAGGTCATCCAGCCGGTGGACTCGGCAGCAGAACTGGCAGCGGCACGCCAGGCTGCCAGGACCTCCCTGGACGATGTCCTGCGTGATGTCCGGGAAGCACTGGGCCTCTAG
- a CDS encoding purine-nucleoside phosphorylase → MNTDPFEAAKAAADFIAAETGIESHDVALVLGSGWAEAADLIGETTATLNASEVPGFHKPAVVGHVGTIRSVLTKEGKRALVLGARTHYYEGRGVRSVVHGVRTAAAAGCKTLVLTNGCGGLNEDWNPGTPVLISDHINLTATSPLEGATFVDLTDLYSSRIRGLAREVDASLQEGVYAQFTGPHYETPAEVQYAKRIGADLVGMSTALEAIAGRHAGMEVFGISLVTNLAAGISPVPLSHEEVLEAGQAAGKRISKLLAEIIAKL, encoded by the coding sequence ATGAACACAGACCCCTTCGAGGCCGCGAAAGCAGCCGCAGACTTCATTGCCGCAGAAACCGGCATCGAATCCCACGACGTAGCGTTGGTGCTCGGATCGGGATGGGCCGAAGCTGCCGACCTGATCGGTGAAACCACCGCCACCCTCAACGCCTCCGAGGTGCCGGGCTTCCACAAGCCCGCTGTGGTGGGCCACGTGGGCACCATCCGGTCCGTCCTGACAAAAGAGGGCAAGCGCGCTTTGGTGCTCGGGGCAAGGACCCACTACTACGAAGGTCGTGGGGTGCGCTCGGTGGTGCACGGTGTCCGGACCGCAGCGGCCGCCGGGTGCAAGACCCTGGTGCTCACCAACGGTTGCGGCGGCCTGAATGAAGACTGGAACCCCGGCACCCCTGTGCTGATCAGCGATCACATCAACCTCACCGCCACCTCCCCTTTGGAAGGCGCCACCTTCGTGGATCTGACGGACCTCTACTCGTCGCGCATCCGCGGGCTCGCCCGTGAAGTGGATGCGTCGCTGCAGGAGGGCGTGTACGCGCAGTTCACCGGCCCCCACTACGAGACCCCGGCCGAGGTGCAGTACGCCAAGCGGATCGGCGCGGACCTGGTGGGAATGTCCACGGCGTTGGAAGCAATCGCCGGCCGGCACGCAGGCATGGAAGTATTCGGCATCTCCCTGGTGACCAACCTGGCCGCAGGCATCAGCCCGGTCCCGTTGAGCCACGAAGAAGTCCTGGAAGCCGGGCAGGCAGCAGGCAAGCGCATTTCCAAGCTCCTGGCGGAAATCATCGCCAAGCTCTGA
- a CDS encoding NAD(P)H-quinone dehydrogenase: MTTQVDFSAPRIAILGGGPGGYEAAMVAASLGAHVTIVERAGLGGSAVLTDVVPSKTLIATADLMTRVGEAGELGVKFDSSASKPHADLKHINDRVLNLAHGQSEDIRAGLERLGVEIVIGSGTLLDNNTIEVLTIDGTRTIDADAILLAVGAHPRELPTARPDGERILNWAQIYNLDELPEELIVVGSGVTGAEFASAYNGLGSKVTLISSRDQVLPGEDTDAAKLLEGVFERRGVRVLSRSRANAVERTDDGVKVTLGDGSVVTGSHCLVCVGSIPNTAGLGLEEAGVTLTESGHIKVDGVSRTTAPNIYAAGDCTGVFALASVAAMQGRIAIAHFMGDGVKPLKLNQVASNIFTSPEIASVGVSEADLASGKYQGDVVMLSLLSNARAKMRNTKDGFVKIIARKGSGTVIGGVVVGPNASELIFPISVAVTQKLHVDDVASAFTVYPSLTGSISEAARRLHVHM; encoded by the coding sequence GTGACCACCCAAGTTGACTTCAGTGCCCCCCGTATCGCGATCCTGGGAGGTGGTCCCGGCGGATATGAAGCTGCCATGGTTGCCGCCTCGTTGGGAGCGCACGTCACCATAGTGGAAAGGGCGGGCCTTGGCGGCTCAGCTGTGCTGACCGACGTCGTGCCGTCCAAAACCCTCATTGCCACCGCTGACCTCATGACCCGCGTAGGCGAGGCTGGTGAGCTGGGAGTGAAGTTCGACAGTTCGGCTTCCAAGCCCCATGCGGACCTCAAACACATCAACGACCGCGTCCTGAACCTTGCCCACGGGCAGTCCGAGGATATTCGCGCAGGACTTGAGCGCCTGGGCGTCGAGATCGTCATTGGCTCCGGCACCTTGCTGGACAACAACACCATCGAGGTCCTGACCATCGATGGCACCCGCACCATCGACGCTGACGCCATCCTCCTTGCTGTCGGCGCACACCCCCGCGAACTGCCCACGGCCCGGCCCGACGGCGAGCGCATCCTTAACTGGGCGCAGATCTACAACCTGGATGAACTTCCGGAAGAATTGATCGTGGTGGGTTCCGGCGTGACCGGTGCCGAGTTCGCTTCCGCCTACAACGGCCTTGGTTCCAAAGTCACGCTGATCTCCAGCCGCGATCAGGTGCTTCCCGGTGAAGATACCGATGCCGCCAAGTTGTTGGAAGGCGTTTTTGAACGGCGCGGCGTCCGCGTCCTGTCCCGCTCGCGTGCCAATGCCGTTGAGCGGACGGACGACGGCGTCAAGGTCACCTTGGGTGATGGCTCGGTGGTGACGGGTTCGCACTGTTTGGTGTGTGTTGGTTCCATTCCTAACACCGCGGGACTGGGCCTTGAGGAAGCCGGCGTGACGCTGACTGAGTCCGGCCACATCAAGGTGGACGGTGTTTCCCGCACCACGGCCCCCAACATCTACGCGGCCGGCGACTGCACCGGAGTGTTTGCGCTGGCGTCGGTTGCTGCCATGCAGGGCCGTATTGCCATTGCGCACTTCATGGGTGATGGTGTGAAGCCGCTGAAGCTCAACCAAGTGGCATCCAACATTTTCACGTCCCCGGAGATTGCTTCCGTGGGCGTTTCCGAAGCAGATCTGGCATCCGGCAAGTACCAGGGTGACGTGGTGATGCTGTCCCTGCTCAGCAATGCGCGGGCCAAGATGCGCAACACCAAGGATGGCTTCGTTAAGATTATTGCCCGCAAGGGCTCCGGCACCGTGATCGGTGGCGTGGTGGTTGGTCCGAATGCTTCCGAGCTGATCTTCCCGATTTCCGTGGCCGTGACGCAGAAACTCCACGTGGACGATGTGGCCAGCGCCTTCACGGTCTACCCGTCGCTGACCGGTTCCATCTCCGAGGCCGCACGCCGCTTGCACGTCCACATGTAG